The following proteins are co-located in the Bacteroidales bacterium genome:
- a CDS encoding NAD(P)H-dependent oxidoreductase subunit E — MTEEKNIAAKECDCNPTSVAEICAVVDEVIAVTGGGKEKVIEILQEVQKRLNYLPSEALKHICSVTEITPGQISGVSTFYSQFRHLPVGKHTVKICSGTACHVKGAPLISEAFKRVLQITDTVNASPDNLFSIEEVACLGCCTLAPVVQIDEKTYGHVKPTQADEIIKDFLHSGNKNLKSISEEIIEDIDAEVRIGIGSCCVAGGSKEILTQILDVKEKYNLNIRLKSVGCVGVCNQTPLMEIVNNDSNHSRYTNVKKQQVEEILLKHIKPRSLNKRIKHNINDLVDTFLSEDKLFSQINVPVAQREKYLNNFLNYQIHIATINSGSLSPDSYDEYSKSGGFAALRKCIDQMDQESIVKLITDSGLRGRGGAGFPTGKKWAISRLTKGEHKYVVCNGDEGDPGAFMDRMLLESFPYRVIEGMMIAAFATGANEGIFYIRAEYPLAVSRVRAALKKCYENGILGDSVCGSAFSFNITIFEGAGAFVCGEETALIASLEGKRGTPHLRPPYPVVKGFRDLPTLVNNVETLSLVPWIINNGSEAFSSIGTEKSKGTKVFALAGKISKGGLIEVPMGITIRQIVESIGDGVAPGRTFKAVQIGGPSGGCIPASEADTSVDYEELTKMGAMMGSGGMVVLDDTDCMVDMAKYFLTFTHKQSCGKCTFCRIGTKQMLDILTKLSEGKAVLADIDELEKLCKSVKDGSLCGLGKTSPNPVLTGLRYFREEYEEHTKGICRANRCQALIKYNINDKCTGCTKCSQDCPVNAIPFKPYERHEIDQLLCTKCDNCRIVCPENAIEIINTNAKS, encoded by the coding sequence ATGACAGAAGAAAAAAATATAGCGGCTAAGGAGTGCGACTGTAATCCAACATCAGTTGCAGAGATCTGTGCAGTGGTAGATGAAGTTATAGCTGTCACTGGCGGAGGAAAAGAGAAGGTTATTGAGATACTGCAGGAGGTTCAGAAAAGGTTAAACTATCTACCGTCTGAGGCTCTTAAGCATATCTGCAGCGTTACAGAGATTACACCCGGACAGATCTCGGGAGTATCTACTTTTTACTCTCAGTTCCGTCATCTGCCTGTCGGAAAGCATACTGTTAAGATTTGTTCCGGGACTGCCTGTCATGTAAAGGGCGCACCTCTGATCTCGGAAGCTTTTAAGAGGGTACTCCAGATCACAGACACTGTAAATGCCTCACCGGATAATCTCTTTTCTATTGAAGAGGTTGCCTGTCTGGGTTGCTGCACTCTGGCTCCTGTTGTACAGATCGATGAGAAGACATATGGTCACGTGAAGCCTACACAGGCTGATGAAATTATAAAGGATTTTCTTCATTCAGGAAACAAAAACCTGAAATCAATCTCGGAGGAAATAATTGAGGATATTGATGCGGAAGTCAGGATAGGTATTGGCTCATGTTGTGTTGCCGGAGGAAGCAAGGAGATTCTTACACAGATCCTGGATGTAAAAGAAAAGTATAATCTCAATATCAGACTGAAATCGGTTGGTTGTGTCGGTGTCTGTAATCAGACTCCCCTGATGGAGATTGTAAACAATGATAGCAACCATTCGAGGTATACAAATGTAAAAAAACAACAGGTTGAGGAAATCCTCCTTAAACATATAAAGCCCAGGTCTTTAAACAAAAGAATAAAGCATAATATTAACGATCTTGTTGATACATTTCTTTCTGAAGACAAGCTCTTCAGTCAGATAAATGTTCCCGTTGCACAGAGAGAAAAATACCTCAATAATTTTCTGAATTACCAGATTCATATTGCAACTATAAACAGCGGATCTTTATCGCCTGATTCTTATGATGAGTACTCTAAATCAGGCGGGTTCGCCGCTTTGAGAAAATGTATTGATCAGATGGATCAGGAGTCTATTGTTAAATTAATAACAGACAGCGGATTGAGGGGAAGAGGCGGTGCCGGTTTCCCGACAGGGAAAAAGTGGGCTATCTCACGACTAACTAAAGGTGAGCATAAGTATGTGGTCTGTAATGGCGATGAAGGTGATCCCGGGGCTTTCATGGACAGGATGCTTCTTGAATCTTTCCCCTACAGGGTTATTGAAGGGATGATGATAGCTGCCTTTGCAACAGGCGCTAATGAAGGTATATTCTACATCAGGGCAGAATACCCTCTGGCTGTATCAAGAGTCAGGGCGGCCCTTAAAAAGTGCTATGAGAACGGAATACTTGGTGATAGTGTCTGTGGAAGTGCTTTTTCATTCAATATTACAATATTTGAAGGCGCCGGAGCATTCGTCTGCGGTGAAGAGACTGCACTGATAGCCTCTTTGGAGGGAAAAAGAGGCACTCCTCATTTGCGGCCTCCCTACCCTGTTGTTAAAGGATTCAGGGATTTGCCAACACTGGTAAATAATGTTGAGACACTCTCACTTGTTCCATGGATTATTAATAACGGTTCAGAGGCTTTCAGTTCAATCGGAACTGAGAAAAGTAAAGGCACAAAGGTATTTGCGCTGGCAGGAAAAATCTCAAAGGGCGGACTTATTGAAGTACCGATGGGCATTACCATCAGACAGATTGTGGAAAGTATCGGCGACGGTGTTGCGCCGGGAAGGACTTTTAAAGCGGTTCAGATTGGTGGTCCGTCAGGAGGATGTATTCCTGCAAGTGAAGCTGATACTTCAGTTGATTATGAAGAACTTACCAAAATGGGTGCGATGATGGGCTCCGGAGGAATGGTTGTTCTTGATGATACAGATTGCATGGTGGACATGGCAAAATATTTCCTCACATTTACTCATAAACAGTCATGCGGAAAATGTACTTTCTGCCGGATCGGAACGAAACAAATGCTCGATATCCTTACGAAACTTAGCGAGGGTAAAGCAGTGCTTGCCGATATTGATGAGCTTGAAAAACTTTGCAAATCTGTTAAAGATGGCAGTCTCTGCGGACTTGGTAAGACCTCTCCAAATCCTGTTCTGACCGGATTAAGATATTTCAGGGAGGAGTATGAAGAGCATACAAAAGGTATTTGCAGAGCAAACAGATGTCAGGCTTTGATTAAATATAATATAAATGACAAGTGTACAGGATGTACTAAATGTTCGCAGGATTGTCCGGTAAACGCAATACCATTCAAACCTTATGAGAGACATGAGATAGACCAGTTATTGTGCACTAAATGTGATAACTGCAGAATAGTTTGTCCTGAAAATGCAATTGAAATCATAAACACCAATGCTAAAAGTTAA
- a CDS encoding ferredoxin, whose product MAEEKNKYQSRRDFVSKAGKLIIAAPLIIIPVALAKKTETTGYVWQIDPFKCTTCGNCKTNCVMTPSASKCVHAYQMCGYCDLCGGYQRQGVKNISTAAENQLCPVGAIDREFVEEPYFQYTINEDLCDGCAKCVKGCGDFGNGSLYMQIKHDICVNCNDCSIARTCPSNAISRVPEGFSYIEKDKRKK is encoded by the coding sequence ATGGCAGAAGAGAAAAACAAATATCAATCCAGAAGGGATTTCGTCAGCAAAGCAGGTAAGCTGATTATTGCTGCTCCCCTGATCATTATCCCTGTTGCTCTTGCAAAGAAGACAGAAACTACAGGATATGTCTGGCAGATCGATCCATTTAAGTGTACGACCTGCGGAAACTGCAAGACCAACTGTGTAATGACCCCCTCTGCATCAAAATGTGTGCATGCTTACCAGATGTGCGGTTATTGTGACCTGTGCGGCGGATATCAGCGTCAGGGTGTAAAAAACATCAGTACAGCTGCTGAAAATCAGCTCTGCCCCGTTGGCGCTATTGACAGGGAATTTGTTGAAGAACCCTATTTCCAGTATACAATAAATGAGGATCTGTGCGACGGTTGTGCCAAATGTGTGAAAGGATGCGGGGATTTCGGAAACGGATCACTTTATATGCAGATAAAACACGATATATGTGTGAATTGCAACGATTGCTCAATTGCCCGAACATGCCCGTCTAATGCGATAAGCAGGGTGCCGGAAGGGTTTTCGTATATAGAGAAAGACAAAAGAAAAAAGTAA
- a CDS encoding 4Fe-4S binding protein → MKKALPYIILVLLLCWHAVMFAQDRFPRPEFETDYVYPEHQMPTQRAPFWQYIDLAVLIGALIVTTWLALKKRSRQGLLWMSVFSLAYFGFYRQGCICSVGSVQNVSLALFNDGYTIPLTALLFFIIPLVFALLFGRVFCAGVCPLGAIQELTGFAPVKLPKTVDVVLASVPFVYLALAVLFSATNSTFLICRYDPFVGIFRLDAPYTMIIFGVLLLLAGIFVNRPYCRYLCPYGVLLNIFSRFAGKHLTITPAECTNCRLCEASCPYDAILPSNTEQVSEAPERSRKRFILYFLFIPLFAIAGGYLFKNLAPALSGVNSTVRLAREIRFEKESGIEAVTKSALAFKEAGQTEADLFAQEEFIINRFRKASPWAGIFLGIALGIGMVSLSIRRRRTEYKPDQGKCYSCGKCFKYCPIKVKSSNEV, encoded by the coding sequence GTGAAAAAAGCTCTTCCGTATATTATATTGGTCCTGTTATTGTGCTGGCACGCAGTTATGTTTGCGCAGGACAGGTTTCCTCGACCTGAATTTGAAACAGATTATGTTTATCCTGAGCATCAGATGCCAACACAAAGGGCTCCCTTCTGGCAATACATAGATCTGGCAGTACTAATTGGTGCTCTGATTGTTACAACATGGCTTGCGCTAAAAAAGCGGTCAAGGCAGGGCTTACTGTGGATGTCGGTATTTTCATTGGCTTACTTTGGGTTCTACAGGCAGGGCTGCATTTGTTCAGTCGGATCAGTTCAGAATGTCTCCCTGGCGCTTTTCAATGATGGATATACTATTCCACTAACCGCGCTGCTGTTTTTTATAATACCGCTTGTCTTCGCGCTTCTTTTTGGAAGGGTTTTCTGTGCCGGGGTGTGTCCGCTTGGAGCTATCCAGGAGCTGACAGGTTTTGCGCCTGTTAAACTTCCGAAGACTGTTGATGTTGTTCTTGCATCCGTTCCCTTTGTATACCTGGCGCTTGCTGTTCTTTTCTCTGCCACAAACAGCACCTTTCTGATCTGCAGGTACGATCCCTTTGTAGGGATATTCAGGCTCGATGCCCCATATACAATGATAATATTCGGTGTGCTTCTTCTGCTTGCCGGGATATTTGTAAACAGACCATATTGCAGATACTTATGTCCGTATGGTGTTCTGCTGAATATCTTTTCACGATTTGCAGGCAAGCATCTGACAATAACTCCGGCTGAATGTACAAATTGCAGATTATGTGAGGCTTCATGTCCTTATGATGCAATTTTACCTTCAAATACAGAACAGGTTTCAGAAGCTCCTGAGAGATCAAGAAAGCGGTTCATCCTCTATTTTCTTTTCATCCCGCTGTTTGCAATTGCAGGAGGGTATCTGTTTAAAAACCTGGCTCCTGCCCTTTCAGGTGTAAACAGCACTGTAAGACTTGCCAGAGAGATCAGGTTTGAAAAGGAATCAGGAATTGAAGCAGTAACAAAATCTGCTCTTGCCTTTAAAGAAGCAGGTCAGACTGAAGCTGATTTGTTCGCACAGGAAGAGTTTATCATTAACAGATTCAGAAAGGCATCACCCTGGGCGGGAATATTCCTTGGAATTGCACTTGGCATAGGTATGGTGTCTCTCTCAATAAGGCGTCGCAGAACTGAATATAAACCCGATCAGGGAAAGTGTTACAGTTGCGGAAAGTGTTTTAAATATTGTCCTATTAAAGTAAAAAGTAGTAATGAAGTTTAA
- a CDS encoding PQQ-binding-like beta-propeller repeat protein: MKFNLTDKDISVLKVVSQIAGAFTVIVALTMLFSLIQLKTINPLDSPALLSVKEQFDKDPANAAKAEQVRAMDLMARKAYFSSRWQVETGSYLLLAGALIFILSQRLIADNQKISPVFPGAKQDLLTKQEKNRKYLIAAASIIAVTAIASSFLLRGDLPDTSGQAVAGASGEAKSNAKVPEPDKTNYPAFRGQDGRGIAGGSGYSTEWNGAEGKNIEWKTEIPKDGQSSPAIWEDKVFITGAEGKECEVYCIDKKTGDLLWTGHVSNIPGEPDVSPETDQDVGLAASTVAVNDKVVCAVFANGNLASFNHDGKLMWSKNIGLPENVYGYSSSLMMYENTLLVQFDSNEKISLMAFDAESGELKWETIRQGRPVWSSPVIAYFGGKPQLVINGNPNVSSYDVVTGTELWSIECLTGDVAPSLAVNTTMVYSVTDYAKLSAIKGGAGASIVWEDNTFTPDVSSPVASDKYLFVATGNGDIACYNAEKGDTLWARYFTDQFYASPIIADDMLYLLDRSGVMHILEAGPEYKIISEAPLGERADCTPAFSDKKIFIRGKKNLYCIAKN; the protein is encoded by the coding sequence ATGAAGTTTAATCTTACTGATAAAGATATCAGCGTACTTAAAGTAGTTAGCCAGATAGCTGGCGCATTTACAGTCATTGTGGCATTAACTATGCTTTTTAGCCTTATTCAGTTAAAAACAATTAATCCGCTTGACAGTCCGGCTTTGCTATCAGTTAAAGAACAATTCGATAAGGATCCTGCAAACGCTGCAAAGGCAGAACAGGTAAGAGCAATGGATCTTATGGCCCGTAAAGCTTACTTTTCATCAAGGTGGCAGGTTGAAACAGGTTCATACCTTCTACTTGCCGGGGCCTTGATATTTATCCTGAGCCAGAGACTTATTGCCGATAATCAAAAAATATCACCGGTTTTTCCAGGTGCAAAACAGGACCTGTTGACAAAACAGGAAAAAAACAGAAAATATCTGATTGCAGCTGCTTCAATCATTGCTGTGACAGCTATTGCATCTTCATTTCTGCTGAGGGGAGACCTTCCCGATACTTCCGGTCAGGCAGTTGCAGGAGCGTCAGGAGAAGCAAAGAGCAATGCCAAGGTACCGGAACCTGATAAGACAAATTATCCAGCATTCAGAGGTCAGGATGGTCGTGGAATAGCCGGAGGATCAGGCTATTCTACCGAATGGAATGGGGCCGAAGGCAAAAATATAGAATGGAAAACGGAGATCCCGAAAGATGGACAGAGTTCCCCGGCAATATGGGAAGATAAGGTTTTCATAACAGGTGCTGAAGGAAAAGAGTGTGAGGTGTATTGTATAGACAAGAAGACCGGAGATTTGCTATGGACCGGACATGTTTCCAATATTCCCGGAGAGCCTGATGTATCGCCTGAAACAGATCAGGATGTCGGACTTGCCGCATCAACAGTTGCTGTAAATGATAAGGTAGTCTGTGCCGTATTTGCAAACGGAAACCTGGCCTCTTTTAATCACGACGGAAAGCTGATGTGGTCGAAAAACATTGGACTTCCAGAGAATGTTTACGGCTATTCATCTTCTCTCATGATGTACGAAAATACACTGCTTGTCCAGTTCGACAGCAATGAAAAGATTTCTCTTATGGCATTTGATGCAGAATCAGGTGAACTTAAATGGGAAACTATCAGGCAGGGACGTCCGGTGTGGTCTTCGCCGGTAATAGCATATTTTGGAGGAAAACCTCAGCTTGTAATCAACGGTAATCCTAATGTTTCAAGCTATGATGTTGTTACAGGAACAGAGTTATGGTCAATAGAATGCCTGACAGGTGATGTTGCACCTTCACTTGCAGTAAACACTACAATGGTCTATTCTGTAACTGATTATGCAAAGTTATCGGCTATTAAAGGCGGAGCCGGAGCATCAATAGTATGGGAGGATAACACCTTCACTCCTGATGTTTCCAGTCCGGTTGCAAGCGACAAGTATCTATTTGTCGCTACCGGGAACGGAGATATTGCCTGCTACAACGCTGAGAAGGGAGACACTCTCTGGGCAAGATATTTTACCGATCAGTTCTATGCTTCCCCTATTATTGCAGATGATATGTTATACCTGCTCGACAGGAGCGGCGTAATGCATATACTTGAAGCAGGACCTGAATATAAAATTATTTCAGAGGCACCTCTTGGAGAAAGAGCAGATTGCACACCTGCCTTTTCAGATAAGAAGATCTTCATAAGAGGAAAGAAAAATCTTTATTGCATTGCTAAGAACTGA